The following are encoded in a window of bacterium SCSIO 12643 genomic DNA:
- a CDS encoding permease, producing the protein MDAIVKFVSTFFTEFIYLFAEMAPYLILGFALAGILHVYFPKHKVAKYLGRKNLISVFNAAMLGIPLPLCSCGVIPTGISFNKNGASKGATVSFLISTPQTGVDSILITYSLLGLPFALIRPIAAFITGIFGGAITNAVDDTEENLYQNEPEVHIRGSKFQAALKYAFVEFLQDISKWLMIGLVIAAFISAIIPDGFIENNMSNPFVNMLIVLIASIPMYVCATGSVPIAAALMMKGLSPGAAFVFLMAGPATNAATMTVIKQTMGTKTLISYLSSIIGGALLIGLAIDQMPTGWFLLPGMEMGSHNHGAENLDWFSILSAIVLATLLLNGLRLKYFPTTIKRDMSENEKVFSVEGMTCNHCKSSVEKNLSKLNQIEYVEADLASKTVVVKGNNIQASEIEQSINDLGFEYKGEKA; encoded by the coding sequence ATGGATGCCATTGTAAAATTCGTTTCAACATTCTTTACAGAGTTCATTTATCTGTTTGCAGAAATGGCTCCCTATTTGATCTTAGGGTTTGCCCTGGCTGGAATTTTACATGTCTATTTTCCAAAACACAAAGTCGCAAAATATTTAGGTCGTAAAAATTTGATCTCAGTATTCAACGCAGCAATGCTGGGTATTCCGCTCCCACTCTGTTCATGTGGAGTTATTCCAACTGGTATTTCATTTAACAAAAACGGAGCAAGTAAAGGAGCTACCGTTTCTTTTCTTATTTCTACGCCTCAAACGGGTGTAGACTCCATATTGATCACCTATTCTTTACTGGGTTTACCATTTGCTTTGATTCGACCAATAGCAGCATTTATTACCGGAATTTTTGGTGGGGCTATCACCAATGCTGTTGATGATACTGAAGAAAACCTTTATCAAAACGAACCTGAAGTTCATATAAGAGGATCAAAATTTCAAGCGGCATTAAAATATGCTTTTGTGGAATTCCTTCAGGACATTTCCAAATGGTTGATGATCGGTTTGGTAATTGCTGCCTTTATTTCTGCAATAATTCCGGACGGTTTTATTGAAAACAACATGAGCAACCCATTTGTGAATATGCTCATTGTATTGATCGCTTCTATCCCAATGTATGTCTGTGCTACCGGGTCGGTTCCTATTGCAGCAGCTTTAATGATGAAAGGCTTATCTCCTGGAGCAGCCTTTGTTTTTCTTATGGCTGGTCCGGCAACCAACGCTGCAACCATGACAGTGATCAAACAAACCATGGGAACGAAAACGTTGATTTCTTATTTATCCAGTATTATTGGAGGTGCATTACTCATAGGACTTGCTATAGATCAAATGCCTACTGGATGGTTTTTACTTCCTGGTATGGAAATGGGTTCTCATAATCATGGTGCCGAAAATCTGGATTGGTTCTCAATTCTATCCGCAATTGTACTTGCAACCCTACTATTAAATGGGTTAAGGCTCAAATATTTTCCAACAACTATAAAACGAGATATGTCAGAAAACGAAAAAGTGTTTAGTGTAGAAGGAATGACTTGTAACCATTGTAAGTCATCTGTTGAAAAAAACCTTTCTAAGTTAAATCAAATAGAATATGTAGAAGCGGATTTGGCTTCTAAAACCGTAGTCGTAAAAGGCAACAATATTCAGGCATCAGAAATTGAACAATCTATTAATGATCTTGGATTCGAATACAAAGGCGAAAAAGCATAA
- a CDS encoding ion transporter, whose protein sequence is MKKKLLKYITDTGFSSNTKNEGSRLLNKDGSVSLNRIGLTFSQRFSVFHWLINMGWISFFSILLSGYVLVNLFFALLYVGFGIDGLSGDHSDAFVDQLFDAFYFSTQTLTTVGFGAISPVKTAHNIIASLEAFLGLLSFAMSTGLLYGRFSKPQAKTLFSKYALISPYQETKKGLMIRMANRQDNQLINVNARLILSWVEQEKNGEKRKFQNLELEYEHINMLVSSWTIVYPFKDDTPSALKSADKIKSHKVELVLQIDAYDETYSQQIHSRTSYTCDEIIWGAKFVPILGKDDSGNAILRLDQFDDYSDVSLN, encoded by the coding sequence TTGAAGAAAAAGCTACTAAAATATATTACCGATACCGGATTTAGTTCAAATACTAAAAATGAAGGATCACGTCTACTCAATAAAGATGGTTCTGTTAGCTTAAATAGAATTGGCTTAACCTTTAGTCAGCGATTTAGTGTCTTCCACTGGTTGATTAATATGGGATGGATCTCGTTCTTCTCTATCCTATTATCTGGTTACGTACTGGTCAATCTATTTTTTGCGCTACTTTATGTGGGCTTTGGGATTGACGGATTATCCGGTGATCATTCTGATGCTTTTGTAGATCAATTATTTGACGCTTTCTATTTTAGTACACAAACGCTAACCACAGTTGGATTTGGTGCGATCTCTCCAGTAAAAACAGCTCACAATATTATAGCTTCTCTGGAAGCATTTTTGGGTTTATTAAGTTTTGCCATGTCAACCGGGTTGCTCTATGGGCGTTTTTCCAAGCCTCAAGCCAAAACACTTTTTAGTAAGTATGCATTGATATCCCCATATCAAGAAACTAAAAAGGGATTGATGATTCGTATGGCCAATAGACAAGACAATCAGTTGATCAATGTAAATGCCAGATTGATCCTCTCCTGGGTAGAACAAGAAAAAAACGGGGAAAAAAGAAAATTTCAAAACCTGGAACTCGAATATGAACATATAAATATGCTCGTTTCCAGTTGGACGATTGTTTATCCTTTTAAAGATGACACGCCATCCGCATTAAAATCAGCGGACAAAATAAAATCCCATAAAGTGGAACTGGTATTACAAATTGATGCATATGACGAAACTTATTCGCAGCAAATTCATTCCAGAACTTCATATACCTGTGATGAGATCATTTGGGGTGCTAAATTCGTCCCGATTCTGGGTAAGGATGACTCTGGAAATGCGATCCTAAGACTGGATCAATTTGATGATTATTCAGATGTTAGCCTCAATTAA
- a CDS encoding tRNA pseudouridine(38-40) synthase TruA, whose protein sequence is MFNKKYYYLIHIQYLGFRFHGWAKQPQVKTVHQLIDKTFKFVLGDIQFKTLGTSRTDALVSANHSAFELFISQPIQNLDVFLSMVNINLPADIRAIHIEPVDEQFNIINTAKTKTYEYIFGYGEKPHPFSASIMCVIQDHLDVELMKQGAQLFLGTHNFGTFCTKPSANTQFTRTILTSEIENNTKYTASFFPEESFIYRVSAKGFMRNQVRLMMGQLILLGKHEITLEDLKIMLIERTPEPLTYIAPASGLILEKIDFEM, encoded by the coding sequence GTGTTTAATAAAAAGTACTATTACCTGATTCATATTCAATATCTGGGATTCCGTTTTCATGGATGGGCAAAGCAACCTCAGGTTAAAACGGTACATCAACTCATTGACAAAACATTCAAGTTCGTATTGGGTGATATCCAATTTAAAACTTTAGGAACCAGTAGAACCGATGCATTGGTATCTGCCAATCATAGTGCTTTTGAGCTTTTTATATCTCAACCTATTCAAAACCTGGATGTATTTCTGAGTATGGTAAATATCAATTTACCAGCAGATATTCGAGCGATCCATATTGAACCAGTAGATGAACAATTTAACATCATCAATACTGCAAAAACCAAAACCTACGAATATATTTTTGGCTACGGTGAAAAACCTCATCCATTTAGTGCTTCTATTATGTGCGTCATTCAGGATCATCTGGATGTTGAGCTCATGAAACAAGGTGCACAACTTTTTCTGGGCACCCATAACTTCGGAACATTTTGCACTAAGCCTTCGGCCAACACTCAATTTACACGGACTATTCTCACATCAGAAATTGAGAACAACACGAAATATACTGCCAGTTTTTTTCCTGAAGAGAGTTTTATCTATCGTGTAAGTGCAAAGGGTTTTATGCGTAATCAGGTAAGATTAATGATGGGTCAATTGATTTTATTGGGGAAACATGAAATTACGTTAGAAGATCTCAAAATCATGTTAATCGAACGTACCCCTGAACCTTTAACTTATATTGCTCCTGCCTCCGGTTTAATTTTAGAAAAGATCGATTTCGAAATGTAA
- a CDS encoding lipocalin family protein: protein MKATKYFSALLFIFAIAFLSTLESCKKDSDSGSTGAPVTKASLLASGPWITSSAIMKLPTGDLDLFLLMDECEKDDLVEFKSDKKIVEDAGAVKCTPSDPQTEDAGTWEFASNETELVITEGTDITTLKIISLTSSEFIVEFTEFDATLQADVTGRFTYKHK from the coding sequence ATGAAAGCGACAAAATATTTCTCTGCATTATTATTCATTTTTGCAATCGCATTTCTTTCCACTTTAGAATCGTGTAAAAAAGACTCTGACTCAGGATCTACAGGTGCGCCAGTTACAAAAGCGTCATTATTGGCATCCGGACCCTGGATAACTTCGTCAGCGATTATGAAATTACCTACTGGTGATTTAGACTTGTTTTTGTTGATGGATGAATGCGAAAAAGATGATCTTGTTGAATTTAAGTCTGATAAAAAGATTGTAGAAGATGCAGGGGCAGTGAAATGTACTCCTAGCGATCCTCAAACTGAAGATGCGGGAACCTGGGAATTTGCAAGCAATGAAACGGAATTAGTTATAACCGAAGGTACGGATATCACAACACTTAAGATTATTTCCTTAACGTCATCAGAGTTTATTGTAGAATTCACGGAATTCGATGCGACATTGCAGGCTGATGTAACCGGAAGGTTTACATACAAACACAAGTAA
- a CDS encoding glycosyltransferase family 39 protein: MYNIPRGFTIATFLGLLTVYIVGLFAPDLMEVDASQYASISMEMAHTNSFLEVYHLENNYLDKPPLLFWLGAIFIKIFGINHFAYRLPTFLSTLLGFYATYRLGKRLYNHNTGVISAVVLASSQIYVLHNHDVRTDTLLTNFVIVAIWQGVCYLQTKKLSHFIWAFISVGLAMTAKGPIGAVVPVMAIGTHLIYQRDWKNIFNWRWIPGVIIVVVVLAPMMWGLYTQFDLRPEASVNGRVGVSGLRFFFWEQSFGRITGENVWKDDSSYFFFTHNYLWEFLPWSLIGIFAFGNKIKQMIDAKFKPVANLELYSFGGFIFPFIALSTSHYKLPHYIMVIMPMAAIFTASYMDQLLKKSSEKSYLTFKWVQLVFSILIGFLVLFILYWVFPATHAFWWVIPLGIFGFISFAIIKSNPVVKLLGPSLVAVVGTNIVMNGYFYPQMNQYQSGRVMADWIVEHDLGVDDFVAYAKHYHVINFYSKEYRFHHWAGTDYIRNKTKTHDLYLFTSQDGINSLKENGITYQVVKNLYNFPNTELTGEFLNPNTREKALEKLYIVKVEKHD; the protein is encoded by the coding sequence ATGTACAATATTCCCAGAGGATTTACGATTGCAACATTTTTAGGATTACTCACTGTATATATCGTTGGACTATTCGCTCCCGATCTAATGGAGGTTGATGCATCACAGTATGCGTCTATCAGTATGGAAATGGCACATACCAATAGTTTTTTAGAAGTTTACCACCTGGAAAACAACTACTTAGACAAACCTCCTTTGTTATTCTGGTTAGGAGCTATCTTTATTAAGATTTTTGGAATTAATCATTTTGCTTATCGCTTACCCACATTCCTTTCTACATTATTGGGTTTCTATGCCACTTATAGATTAGGTAAAAGACTTTATAATCACAATACAGGTGTGATCAGTGCCGTAGTTTTAGCGAGTTCTCAAATTTATGTTCTCCATAATCATGATGTAAGAACAGATACCTTATTAACCAACTTTGTTATAGTCGCTATTTGGCAAGGGGTCTGCTATCTACAAACCAAAAAGCTTTCTCATTTTATATGGGCTTTTATCTCTGTTGGGTTAGCAATGACTGCCAAAGGGCCTATTGGTGCAGTAGTTCCGGTTATGGCTATAGGAACTCATTTAATATACCAACGAGACTGGAAAAACATCTTTAATTGGCGTTGGATTCCGGGAGTCATTATTGTAGTTGTGGTGTTGGCACCAATGATGTGGGGACTTTATACCCAATTTGACTTAAGACCAGAAGCCAGTGTAAATGGACGCGTTGGAGTTTCAGGATTACGCTTTTTCTTTTGGGAACAGAGTTTTGGTAGGATTACCGGTGAAAATGTATGGAAGGATGATTCCTCTTATTTCTTCTTTACCCATAATTATTTATGGGAGTTCCTACCATGGTCACTTATTGGAATTTTCGCTTTTGGGAATAAAATCAAACAAATGATTGATGCTAAATTCAAACCAGTAGCCAATTTGGAATTGTATTCTTTTGGTGGGTTTATTTTTCCCTTTATCGCACTATCTACATCACATTATAAATTGCCACATTATATAATGGTTATCATGCCAATGGCCGCTATCTTTACAGCAAGTTATATGGATCAATTACTTAAAAAGTCAAGTGAAAAATCGTATCTTACATTTAAGTGGGTTCAACTGGTGTTCTCAATTCTAATTGGCTTCCTTGTTCTATTTATCCTGTATTGGGTATTCCCTGCTACACATGCTTTCTGGTGGGTTATTCCATTGGGAATATTTGGATTTATCTCTTTTGCAATTATCAAGTCTAATCCGGTCGTAAAATTACTTGGTCCTTCTTTAGTGGCCGTGGTTGGAACAAATATCGTGATGAATGGATATTTCTATCCGCAAATGAACCAATACCAGTCTGGCCGAGTTATGGCAGATTGGATTGTAGAACATGATTTGGGAGTAGATGATTTTGTGGCCTATGCCAAACATTATCATGTGATCAATTTCTATTCAAAAGAATATAGATTCCATCACTGGGCAGGTACAGATTATATCCGTAACAAAACCAAAACTCACGATCTTTATTTATTTACAAGTCAAGACGGTATTAACAGCTTAAAAGAAAATGGCATCACCTATCAGGTAGTCAAAAATTTATATAATTTCCCAAACACTGAACTTACAGGAGAGTTCTTAAATCCGAATACCCGGGAAAAAGCGTTGGAAAAATTATATATCGTTAAAGTTGAGAAACACGATTAA
- a CDS encoding S46 family peptidase — MKKKLWLVGALMCTMIVNVMAKEGMWIPLLLQQYNASDLENMGLKISVSDIYDANKSSMKDAVVLFGGGCTAEIISDQGLLLTNHHCGYGRIQSHSSVEHDYLKDGFWAMNQKEELPNEGLSVTFIKEIKDVSKIVLEGIDIKTDESKRQELIASRIDSLKKTVKEEDGYGSQIKPFYHGNQYFMFITETFEDVRLVGAPPSSIGKFGFDTDNWVWPRHTGDFSVFRIYAGKDNKPAKYAEDNVPYRPRHHFPVSLAGVAEDDFSMVFGFPARTNEYLPSTAVKYIINEENPSKIRMRDISLGIINKAMRSSAELNIKYAAKQSRISNAWKKYKGQILGLNKTHAIEKKQEIERSFNEKVNNNAKFSKYKGVLEAYEVQYKDFTAYSMARSMFIEIYYYGPEILRFSKKFSRLAKPLTEEERKAEIEKLKAAAEKFYKDYDPLVDEELMKNMIPEYLVSVTTSLVPPTVFNMFGYNDPKKAGKTSKSVFDKSIFASKERLFTFLDKYNSKSYKKVASDPAYIIATDIENTYRNVVSPHFKSGQMELDSIQRVYMAGLMEVLPDYKNYYPDANFSLRLSYGKVKGSEPVDGMEYKYYTTMKGIAQKRDTASYEFNVPQKLMDLYESKDFGQYADSTGQMHVCYTATNHTSGGNSGSPALNAKGELVGLNFDRTWESTMSDIMYDPNICRNIMVDIRYVLFIIDKYAGATHLVEEMDLIK; from the coding sequence ATGAAGAAGAAATTATGGTTAGTGGGTGCGTTGATGTGCACAATGATTGTGAATGTAATGGCAAAAGAAGGAATGTGGATTCCCTTACTATTACAGCAATACAACGCTTCTGATTTGGAAAATATGGGCCTAAAAATATCTGTAAGTGATATTTATGATGCCAATAAATCAAGTATGAAAGATGCTGTGGTTTTATTCGGGGGAGGATGTACTGCTGAAATCATTTCTGATCAGGGTCTATTACTTACGAACCACCATTGTGGGTATGGACGTATTCAAAGCCATTCATCAGTAGAACATGATTACTTGAAAGATGGGTTTTGGGCGATGAATCAAAAAGAAGAATTACCTAATGAAGGATTATCGGTTACTTTCATTAAAGAAATCAAAGATGTTTCTAAGATAGTTTTGGAAGGAATTGATATCAAAACAGATGAGTCTAAAAGACAAGAATTGATTGCATCAAGAATTGATTCATTAAAAAAGACAGTAAAAGAAGAGGATGGTTATGGTTCACAGATTAAACCTTTTTATCATGGGAATCAGTATTTCATGTTTATTACAGAAACCTTCGAAGATGTAAGATTGGTAGGTGCGCCTCCATCTTCAATTGGAAAATTTGGTTTTGATACGGATAACTGGGTTTGGCCTAGACATACTGGAGATTTTTCGGTGTTTAGAATCTACGCTGGTAAAGACAATAAACCGGCAAAATATGCGGAAGATAATGTACCATATAGACCGAGACATCATTTTCCTGTAAGTTTAGCTGGAGTAGCTGAAGATGATTTTTCAATGGTCTTCGGATTTCCAGCAAGAACAAATGAGTATCTGCCGTCAACCGCAGTGAAGTATATTATTAATGAAGAAAACCCGTCTAAGATTAGAATGCGTGATATTTCTTTAGGAATTATCAATAAGGCAATGAGATCAAGTGCAGAATTAAATATCAAATATGCCGCAAAGCAATCCAGAATTTCAAATGCCTGGAAGAAATACAAGGGACAGATTTTAGGGTTGAATAAGACACACGCAATTGAAAAAAAGCAAGAGATAGAACGTTCGTTTAATGAAAAAGTAAATAACAATGCAAAATTCTCAAAGTACAAGGGTGTGTTAGAAGCTTACGAAGTACAATACAAAGATTTTACGGCATACTCGATGGCGCGCAGCATGTTCATTGAAATCTATTATTATGGACCTGAGATTTTAAGGTTTTCAAAAAAGTTCTCCAGATTGGCTAAACCTCTGACGGAAGAGGAGCGGAAAGCGGAAATTGAAAAATTGAAAGCTGCTGCCGAAAAGTTTTATAAAGATTATGACCCTCTGGTAGATGAGGAGTTAATGAAAAACATGATCCCTGAATATTTGGTATCAGTGACTACAAGTTTGGTACCTCCGACTGTGTTTAACATGTTTGGTTACAATGATCCTAAAAAGGCTGGTAAAACTTCAAAATCGGTATTCGATAAATCTATTTTCGCATCAAAAGAAAGATTATTTACCTTTTTGGATAAATACAATTCAAAATCGTATAAAAAAGTAGCATCAGATCCAGCATATATTATTGCTACGGATATTGAAAATACATATCGTAATGTGGTGTCTCCACATTTCAAGAGTGGTCAAATGGAGTTGGACAGTATTCAGCGCGTTTATATGGCAGGTTTAATGGAAGTATTACCTGATTATAAAAACTATTACCCGGACGCGAACTTTTCTTTACGCTTGTCTTATGGAAAAGTGAAAGGGAGTGAACCTGTTGATGGAATGGAGTACAAGTATTACACTACTATGAAAGGAATAGCGCAAAAAAGAGATACGGCTTCATACGAATTTAATGTGCCACAGAAATTGATGGACTTGTATGAAAGTAAAGATTTTGGGCAATATGCAGATTCAACCGGACAAATGCACGTTTGTTATACGGCTACAAATCATACCTCAGGAGGTAATTCCGGTAGTCCGGCATTAAATGCTAAGGGTGAGCTAGTAGGGCTCAATTTTGACCGTACCTGGGAAAGTACTATGAGTGATATCATGTATGACCCTAATATTTGTAGAAACATTATGGTGGATATTCGTTATGTATTATTTATCATAGACAAATACGCAGGAGCTACACATTTAGTAGAAGAAATGGACCTGATAAAATAA